From a single Miscanthus floridulus cultivar M001 chromosome 8, ASM1932011v1, whole genome shotgun sequence genomic region:
- the LOC136476974 gene encoding calcium-dependent protein kinase 21-like — translation MGGCYSAFACSRKLRGRISFVLPVTERDRDDRSSDGGASSVASTSPSPSPRKNDADAGPLVVRTTAAEFARRYVLGRELGRGEFGVTRRCRDAATGEALACKTIRRHRRPRGGGGGAGVRRPRAGAGAGNAAGPHGPAGAPPAAAGQQDAAAAAHAADVQREVAIMRRMSSRGGAAVVRLREACCEDAGGGAVHLVMELCEGGELFDRIVARGHYSERAAAGVFGTIVDVVRLCHSNGVIHRDLKPENFLFANKSEDSPLKVIDFGLSVFFSPGDRFTEVVGSAYYMAPEVLKRNYGPEVDIWSAGVILYILLCGVPPFWGDNDEKIAQAVLRGVIDFNREPWPRVSANAKDLIRRMLDPDPSTRLTARQVLEHPWLKNADTAPNVSLGEAVRARLQQFSAMNKFKKKALGVVARNLPVEELDKYVQMFHLMDKDHNGNLTLEELMEGLHINGQPVPESEIRMLLEAADTDGNGTLDCDEFVTVSLHLKKMSNDEYLASAFRYFDKDGSGFIEPEELREELGPNDQAILDIIRDVDTDQDGRISYQEFELMMKSGTDWRNGSRQYSRANFSSLSRKLCKDMS, via the exons ATGGGGGGCTGCTACTCCGCCTTCGCCTGCTCGCGGAAGCTGCGCGGCCGCATCTCCTTCGTCCTCCCCGTCACCGAGCGCGACCGCGACGACCGCTCCAGCGACGGCGGCGCCAGCTCCGTCGCCTCCACGTCCCCGTCCCCATCCCCGCGCAAGAACGACGCTGACGCCGGGCCGCTGGTGGTCCGGACCACCGCGGCCGAGTTCGCGCGCCGCTACGTGCTGGGCCGGGAGCTGGGGCGCGGCGAGTTCGGTGTCACGCGCCGCTGCCGGGACGCCGCCACGGGGGAGGCACTCGCGTGCAAGACCATCCGGAGGCACCGCCggccccgcggcggcggcggcggtgccggcGTCCGCCGCCCgcgggccggggccggggccgggaACGCCGCCGGTCCCCACGGACCGGCCGGAGCGCCCCCGGCCGCGGCCGGGCAgcaggacgcggcggcggcggcgcacgcgGCGGACGTGCAGCGGGAGGTGGCCATCATGCGGCGCATGTCGTCCCGCGGCGGCGCGGCCGTGGTGCGTCTCCGCGAGGCGTGCTGCGaggacgccggcggcggcgcggtgcaCCTCGTCATGGAGCTCTGCGAGGGCGGGGAGCTGTTCGACCGCATCGTCGCGCGTGGCCACTACTCGGAGCGCGCCGCGGCGGGCGTGTTCGGCACCATCGTCGACGTCGTGCGGCTGTGCCACTCCAACGGGGTCATCCACAGGGACCTCAAGCCCGAGAACTTCCTGTTCGCCAACAAGTCGGAGGACTCCCCGCTCAAGGTCATCGACTTCGGCCTCTCCGTCTTCTTCAGCCCCGGCGATCGGTTCACGGAGGTGGTGGGGAGCGCGTACTACATGGCGCCGGAGGTGCTGAAGCGGAACTACGGGCCGGAGGTGGACATCTGGAGCGCCGGAGTCATCCTCTACATCCTCCTCTGCGGCGTCCCGCCATTCTGGGGAG ACAACGACGAGAAGATCGCGCAGGCGGTCCTCCGCGGCGTCATCGACTTCAACCGGGAGCCATGGCCGAGGGTGTCCGCCAACGCCAAGGACCTCATCCGCCGGATGCTCGACCCCGACCCCTCCACCCGCCTCACGGCGAGGCAggtgcttg AGCACCCGTGGCTGAAGAACGCGGACACGGCGCCGAACGTGTCGCTGGGCGAGGCCGTGCGCGCCCGGCTGCAGCAGTTCTCCGCCATGAACAAGTTCAAGAAGAAGGCGCTGGGCGTGGTGGCACGGAACCTGCCGGTGGAGGAGCTGGACAAGTACGTGCAGATGTTCCACCTCATGGACAAGGACCACAACGGCAACCTCACGCTGGAGGAGCTCATGGAGGGCCTCCACATCAACGGCCAGCCCGTCCCGGAGTCGGAGATCAGGATGCTCCTCGAGGCC GCCGACACGGACGGCAACGGCACGCTGGACTGCGACGAGTTCGTGACGGTGTCGCTGCACCTCAAGAAGATGAGCAACGACGAGTACCTGGCGTCGGCGTTCAGGTACTTCGACAAGGACGGCAGCGGCTTCATCGAGCCGGAGGAGCTGAGGGAGGAGCTGGGCCCCAACGACCAGGCCATCCTCGACATCATCCGCGACGTCGACACCGACCAGGACGGCCGCATCAGCTACCAGGAGTTCGAGCTCATGATGAAGTCCGGCACCGACTGGAGGAACGGCTCCCGCCAGTACTCCAGGGCCAACTTCAGCAGCCTCAGCCGCAAGCTCTGCAAGGACATGTCGTGA